ATTTCCGTCTCAAAGCCGGCTCGCCAGTCATTAATGCCGGCATTAATCTTGCTGACGACCGAGGTTTTTCTTTCAACTATGATTATCAGGAAGAAGCTCGCGGCCCGGCCTGGGATGTCGGCGCGGATGAATATTATGACTTAACCGCTCCGGAAATTTCTTCTATCGCCAGTTCAACCACGGCCTATACCGCGACGATTACCTGGACCACTGACGAAGAAGCTACCTCGACAGTAAGCTATGGCCTGACTTCCGCTTACGGCTCGGCTTCTTCTTCCGATATTTTCGCTTCCACCACGCATTCTATTACTCTGCACGGCCTAACCGCCAGCGCCACTTATCATTTTCAGATCAGCTCAACCGACGCCTCGGGTAATCGCGCCACCTCCAGCGATTATACTTTAACCACCGACGCAGCTCCTCCTGCCACTCAAATCTACCGTTCGGTCGGCCCGGCCAATACCAGCGCGCTCGCTTCCGGCGATGTTGCTTTTTTACTGACAATCGGCGGCGGTACCGCCACTTTTTCCGGCGGAACGCTTCCTCTTAATGTCGGGGTGGGCGATGTGATCGTTTACGATTCCGACGATTCCGGAACTTTGACCGCGGCTGATGACATTGTTTTCATTCATGGCCGATCTTCCAGCACGAGCTATACGGTGAAAGATGAAACCGGGGTTAACACTGCCACGACTACGGCGGCTAATGACACCTGGGCGGTTTATCGCTCTTATACTTCTTTAGCCAAGGCCGTCGGCCTGAACACCGGCAATTCTCCTTATTTAACGCCAAACACCGCCATTCCGGTAATTTTTGACGATCAGCTTGGCATAAAAAATATTTCCACCAACGCGACCGGCACCAACAAAATTTGGAACGTCGCTTGCTATGCCGATGCTCCGGATAACAACAATGGCAACGCCGTCTCCACCGTCGGCTGGACGACCGATGCTGATAACTATTTAAGAATCTATACGCCTTACCTTGCTTCCGAGGTCGGTACGAGCCAGCGGCATTCGGGAATTTGGGATAATAGCAAATATAATCTCACCGACAGCAGCGCCATGCAGGTTCTGGCCATTTTATATATTTATAGCGCCTACACCAGGGTTGATGGCTTGCAAATTAAATCGGCGACTTCACCTCAATTTGCCGGATATTCTTACGGAATTTATCTGGCTGATTCGAACCCGGGCGGATCAATGATCAGTAATAATATCATCAAAGAAGGCAATGCGAGCTGTACCTATGACAGCGGCGTGTACAGCCTGCAAAATCCCATTTATCTTTACAACAATATCATCTACGGATTTAAAGGAGATCACTCCAGCGGCATTGGCAATACCGCCAGCGTCGCTTACGTTTATAACAATACTGTTTCCGATTCTTATTATGGAATTACCACTTCCTATGAAGGAGCGCTGCCGATGAATAATTTAGTCTTTGATAACGCGTTCGATTATGACGGAATTTATCTCGCCGATTTGGATTATAACGCCTATGGCAATTCGTCGCCGTATTACGAAGGGAGCGGCGCGAGAAATGAGCATGGACTTAATCTGAGCGGCATTGCCACCTCCACGATCTTTGCCGATGCGGCGGGTGAAGATTTTCGCTTAGCCTATGGCGCGCCGCTGATCAACGCCGGCACTAGTCTTTCGGCCGATCCTCATTTGTCGTTTAATACTGATATTCAAAATCAATCCCGTCCTTACGGTACGGCTTGGGACGTTGGCGCTGACGAATTTGATCACCCGCTCATTTACTCTATTGGCACCACCACCACTTCTTACACAGCGACTATTACTTGGACCACGGATGTATCTGCCAGTTCGACCGTGAGCTATGGCACGAGCGCGAGTTATGACCTGGCTTCTTCCTCTGACGAATTGGTTACCCCGCATTCCATTACTCTCCACGGACTTAGCTCCAGCACTACTTATCATTTTCAGATCAGCTCGACCGATGCTTCCGGCAACCGCGCCACATCGAGCGACAAAACATTTCGCACTTCTGACATTGCTCCGCCGGAAATTTCCTCCATTGCCACTTCCACCACCGCGACCACGGCCACCATCACTTGGACGACCAATGAATTAGCCAGCTCGACCGTAAGCTACGGCACCAGTACCAGTTATGGTTTGGCCTCTTCTTCGGATGAACTGGTTACTCCGCATTCAATCACTCTTCACGGCCTAACCGCCAGCACTACTTATCATTTTCGCGTTGAATCCGCCGACGCTTCCGGCAACCGCGCTACGACGAGCGATCACGCTTTTACTACGGCCGAGGCGCCCGCTACCACCAGCATTTATTATTCTGTCGGCCAAACGACCGCTGATCACAAGACTGGCTCGCCGACGATCACTATTGTTGATGGCGTCGCCACTTTTTCCGAAGCGCAAACAGCGGCTAACTTTGGCGTGGGCGATAAGATCTCTTACGGTTCGGCCGAGGCCACGACCACCGTCTATATTTCCGCTAAGCAATCAACGTTGGTTTGGAATGTTATTACGGCTACCGGTGGCGAACCCGAGGCCACTACCACTTCTCTGGTACTTAAAATTTCCCATGTCTTTTCTTCGCTGGCAGAAGCTTTGCCTGCTGGCGCCGGCGGAGCGAAGGGCGCCGCTTATCTCAATACTTCCGACCTGACTGCCGGAAATTATGTTTTAAATATTCCTTGCTATTATGATACCGGCGCGGACACGGCCGTTGTGACGGTCGACGGCTGGACGACCGGCGCGGACAATTACATAAAAATTTACACTCCGAACGATACGGCGACGGAAGTTAATCAGAGCCAGCGGCATAGCGGCGTCTGGGACGATGATAAATATCAGCTCGTGATCGCTGATGCTGCCAGCGGGACGATAATAACAGTCAAGGAAGATTATGTGCGCATTGCCGGCTTGCAGTTAAGATTTTTAGCCGATAGCAGCTCTGGCAATGATTTTGGAATTTGGGGTAATGCCGGCGGAAGCGATGTTGATTTTCGAGTTTCCAATAATATTATCAGGGGAACTTATAATGCGGGCGGTTATTTAGTCGGCATTGTTCCGGCTTATGAGGCCGGAAGCGGCGTGGTAAAAGTTTGGAACAATCTTATTTATGATTTTACCGGCACGCACGGCCAAGCTTTCGAAATAGAAGATTTGGAATTTTTCGGCTACATTTATAATAATACGACCGTTAATAATGATATCGGGATACGCGACCACGCCAGCGACGGGTCAGTGGTAAAAAATAATCTATCTTGTTTTAATACCGATGATTTTGACGTGCCCCGCGCCTCTTCTTCCGTTAACAATGCTTATTCCCAGGGCATTGATCCCGGTGAAAATGGCCTGGATATTTCCGCCTACGCTTCCACGACGATTTTTGTCAATCCGTCTAGCGGCGATTTCCGCCTCAAGGCTGGCTCCCCGGTTATTGATCAGGGAGTTAATTTGTCCGCTGATTCCATTATTCCTTTTAATTACGATATCCAAAACCAAGCCCGCCCGTTCGGCTCGGCCTGGGATATCGGCGCGGATGAATATTACGATTTGACTGCTCCGGTAATTTCCAATATCGCGACTTCCACCTCCGGCACCACGGCCACTATCACTTGGACGACCAATGAAGTCGCTTCTTCTACCGTAAGCTACGGCACCAGCATAAGTTACGGCTTAGCCTCTTCTTCGGATGAACTGGTCACTCCGCATTCAATCACTCTTCACGGCCTAACCGCCAGCACTACTTATCATTTCCGCGTTGAATCCGCCGATGCTTCCGGCAATCGCGCCACATCGAGCGACAAAACATTCCGCACTTCTGACATTGCTCCGCCGGAAATTTCTTCCATTGCCACTTCCACCACCGCGACCACGGCCACCATCACTTGGACGACCAATGAAGTCGCTTCTTCTACCGTAAGCTACGGCACCAGCACCAGTTATGGTTTGGCCTCTTCTTCGGACGAACTGGTCACTCCGCATTCGATCACTCTTCACGGCCTAACCGCCAGCACTACTTATCATTTCCGCGTTGAATCAACCGACGCTTCCGGTAACCGCGCCACTTCCAGCGACTACACTTTTACCACTAACGCAGCTGCTCCCGCTACGCAAATTTACCGCTCGGTCGGAGTGGGCGGAGAAAATGAAATTGCTTCCGGCACTATTACCGCGCTTTTGACTATCGACGGTTCGGGCAATCTGACTTTTTCCGGCACGACCATGCCTGATCGCGTGGGCGTGGGCGATGCGATCGTTTATGATTCTGACGATTCCGGAACTTTGACCGCGGCCGATGATATTGTTTTTATCTATAGCCGGTCTTCTTCCACTGCTTATACTGTTAAAGATCAATTCGGCGCCAATACTGCCACGACCACAACCGGCAATGACACTTGGGCGGTTTATCGCGCCTATACTTCTCTCTCCAAAGCCGAGGCTTCAACTAACAATACTTCGATTTTGCCAAGTTATGATACTTGGTCCGGTGGCAGGAACATTTCCCAAAACGCCACTGGCACTAATGAAATCTGGAATATCGCCTGCTATGGCGACGCGACTGATACGGTGGCCGTTATTGTTGACGGCTGGACTACTGCCACCACCAGTTATTTAAGATTTTACACTCCTTATCTTCCGTCAGAAGTTGGAACAAGCCAAAGGCATTCTGGGGTTTGGGATATAAACAAATATCATTTGGTTGACGGTGAAAGCATAAGATTGAACAGCAGTCATGTCAGAATCGAAGGTTTGCAAATAAGATCAAATGGTGGAGCTGGAATTGATAATTTTGACGGCCCCTATGATGATATTTATATTTACAATAATATTGTTAGGGGTAGTGCGACAGTGACAGGTGGCTATAATTGGGGAATTTGGCTTGAAAACAGTACGGCTATTAACCAGAATTTTGTTTACAACAACATAGTTTATGATTTTATTGATACTTATGGATACGGTTTGTATTCAAGCAGTCTTACTTCTCTTTATAATAATACGGTCTCTAAAAATACAAACGGTATAACCAGTTATAGTGGTAAGGCTTGGAATAATTTGTCTTTTGACAACACTACCGATTATACCGGCACTTTTAATAATGATTCCGATTATAACGCTTACGGAAATACGGCGCCCAATTTTAGCGGCGGCGGAACGAACAATGCTCACGGCTTAAATCTCTCTGGCTATGCCTCAACCAGTATTTTCGCCAATCCAGCCAACGATAATTATCTATTGAAAGCCGGCTCTCCGGCAATTAATGTTGGCGCCAATCTTTCCGCCGATCCCGATTTGCCATTTGATTACGATATCCAAAACCAAGCCCGCCCTAATGGAGCGGCCTGGGATATTGGCGCGGATGAATATTATGATCTCACCGCTCCGATAATTTCTAATATCGCCACCTCTACCGCCGGCTCCGCCGCTACCATCACCTGGACGACTGACGAGGATGCCACCTCGACGGTCAGTTATGGTCTCTCCTCCGCCTACGGTTTGGCTTCTTCTTCCGACGTTTTCGCTTCCTCTTCTCATTCCATCACTCTGCACGGGTTATCTTCCGGCGCGACTTATCATTTTCAAATCAGCTCGGCCGACGCTTCGGGCAACCGCGCCACCACCAGCGACAGGCTATTATATATTTCCGACTTTGCTCCGCCGGTCATTTCCTCCATTGCCACTTCCACCACCGCGACCACGGCCACCATCACTTGGACGACCAATGAAGTCGCTTCTTCTACCGTAAGCTACGGCACCAGTACCAGTTATGGTTTGGCCTCTTCTTCGGATGAACTGGTCACTCCGCATTCAATCACTCTCCGCGGCCTTAGTTCCAATACCACTTACCACTATCGGGTTGAATCCGCCGACGCTTCCGGCAACCGCGCCACATCAAGCGACAAAACATTCCGTACTTCTGATATTGCTCCGCCGGTCATTTCCTCCATTGCCACTTCCACCACCGCGACCACGGCCACCATCACCTGGACGACCAATGAAGTCGCTTCTTCTACCGTAAGCTACGGCACCAGCACGAGTTATGGTTTGGCCTCTTCTTCGGATGAACTGGTCACTCCGCATTCAATCATTCTTCACGGCCTAACTGCCAGCACTACTTATCATTTCCGCGTTGAATCAACCGACGCTTCCGGCAACCGCGCCACCTCGTCTAATCATGTACTTAGAACAACCGCGATAACCTACACCCTAACCTATGCCGCCGGCGCCCATGGTTTGATTACCGGCTCATCAACGCAAACGGTTAATTTAGGCGCGGATGGTTCGGCCGTTATTCCCGCTCCCGATATTGGTTATCATTTTGTCAATTGGAGCGACAGTTCAACGTCGAGCCCGCGCACCGACACCAATGTCACTGGTAACATTTCTGTTACTGCCACTTTCGCCATCAACACCTACACCATTACTGCTTCGACCGGCGCTCACGGTACGGTCTTACCCGGCGGAGTAACTACCAAAAATTACGGCGACAGCCAAATTTACACTATCGCCACTTCCACGGCCGGTTATCATGTCGCTGATATTCTGGTTGATTCAGTTTCAGTCGGCACCTCCAGCCTGACCTATACTTTCACCGATATCCAAGCCAATCACACGATCTCGGCCACTTTCGCTATCAGCACCTATACCGTCGGCGGTACTGTCAGCGGCCTAAATGGCACGGTTGCGCTGCAAAATAACGGCGGCGACAATCTAAGCATCTCCGCCAACGGGTCATTCGTTTTTGCCACGGCATTAGCTAATAGCGCGAGTTATGCCGTGACCATTTCTGGTAATCCTTCGGGCCAAACTTGTTCCGTCTCTTCCGGCTCCGGCATACTTTCGAACGCTAATGTTTCCAGTGTTTTAATTTCGTGTGCCAATAACTCCGTCGCTCCCGGCGGTGGCGGCGGCGGAAGCTCGGTTGATATCACGCCTCCGGGGATGCCCGCTAATTTTGCCGCCACCAGCTCGGGCGCGCGAATTATCCTTTCCTGGACCAACCCGACTGACAGCGATTTTGCCGGCGTGAAGCTTTATCGTAAGATCGGCTCGACCTTGACCGGACAAAACGATGCTTTGGCCCAATTGATTTATCAGGGCAAGGCGAAAAGTTTTACTGACACGGCGACTAGCGGGCTACTTTATTATTATTCCCTTTATTCCTATGATGCCCGACCGAATTATTCCCAGCCGAGAACTATTTTTATCTATCTGTCCGCGGCTCAAGGAATTTCCACCTCGTCCGTTCCGATTTTGCCGCCGGTCGCGGCCAATCCGATCAATAATCCGGTCAGCAATATTCCCGGCATTATCACCAGTTTGATCGGGGCGGATAGCGCGGCGGTAAACAAAGTGACAGCCGACGAAGCGAAAGATTTGCTGGCCGAAGCCGGATTTGACAATCTTTCGGAAGTGGAAAAAAATATTTATTCCCGGATCATCGCCCTGGCCGATAAACCGCTTTCCCCGGAAAATAAAAATATTATCGCTTGTTTCATCCACCAAGGCACCCCGACGACTAAATTTCTCGGCGCCGGCGAGCGCGGCGGAACGATCGCTTCTTTCCAAACCGCCTTTGGTCATCTGCCGGAAACTTTGGCCGAGTGGCAGGACGTGATCAAGATCGGCAACGGCCGCTGGCCGAGCGCGGAAAATAAAGAAGCTTTGCGGCTGGCCAAGGTATCTTTCCAAAATATTTATTTTCGTCCGGCCGATATGAATAATAGATTGGATAATGCCGCCGTCACGATCATGGCCTATGGCTTGCGCCCGGCGGCCAGAAAATTCGCGAGTGAAAAAGCCGCCATCATCAGCTATCACTGGATCTACAAAAGATATCCGGCCACCGCTCGTGCCTGGGACGCGGTCCGGGCAATCGCTTATTCGGGAGCGAGAAGGTGAAATACGAAAATTGGATAATTAGAAAATTTGAAAATTAGATTGTTAAAACCGGTTGTCGAATTATTGAATATTCAAGTTTTTTGTCATTGACTCGTTTTTACCTTTACTGTATAATATAAAAAGATATGAATAAAACCATTTCCAAGAATCTGATTATCGTCGTCGTGTTGGCCATTGTCTTGGTCAACGTCTTTGGAAGTGGCGCGATGATTTTCTAGGAATTAGAAAATTCACATAAATAAAGGCCGCTTCCGAAATAAGGAAGCGGCCTTTAAAATTATCTAACTATCAACGGTTCTTTCTTAAACTAATGGGAGGTTGGCATGGACGAAGGAGCGGCTGATGTCGGTGTAATAGCGGTAAAATTGGATTATCTTTCTTTGCCGGAA
The window above is part of the Patescibacteria group bacterium genome. Proteins encoded here:
- a CDS encoding choice-of-anchor Q domain-containing protein translates to MEKFNKKITKQRNFAPIFLIGGVFVLCFAFAGTAHAATLTWTQSSWRGEATSTTAIYPTDQINWINYSSATNIASSSLVASSGLISFWPFNGNANDSVGSNNGVASGSPAFVTGVSGQAYSFDGDNDYVEVPDSDSLDLTSDFTISTWFKKSENGRIETILDKGLYNLGVNADGRIFFNLSADTGTSSNVGTLEGNTAVAFAAHNNSLYAATSNGRIYKYLGGSSWSFLKVVNNYGIYGIASMVSFNGKLYVLTEGEGVIYVYDDVNDSWQTITTPGPARSAAVWNNDLYIGMNEGTHSLYRYEGGNSWELLYALPTGTYLNTLMVFNGSLYVGGGDDGKIWRYDPGVGLTEVGDTTADWTTAMGEYKGSMYAGFYGSNTIYRYDGGTTWTSVGTPTGGGGIWSLISYGGDLYASGPTTYLNKYGGGTTWTQIGAVQGERSIIYKGKIYSGKGTVYSYGEGAGLFSTSAIGDDWNYVAVSYSAATAVLSLRLNGQLEATTSVDFALATSSNDLFIGKGYGTFTGNSGSSGEQNFKGLIDEVKIYSRALSAEEISGNYLTEKNGENKIFLTKAAAAVSHTADADFAGTNDQTVVLSNSIILASSSGYYATGTYVSQAINIPNLNFGSADWTSILPASTTLAVKFRTATTSDMAAAAPWVNCQQYWNGLDISNSSCVADGHPYLQYRLEMSTASSSATPQLSDITLNYNRYNTSGNLVSSAFDWGSDDSYLESLSWAESLSSGTNALVSLRTASTTVNLSSASWSEISRGDCSIVGGTATCASSSLPAAMKDGVADRLVQYKINFTGSGSSTPQLSQVYLAADDEVATAAPTQIYRSAGPGNTNELASGTISFLLTISSSTATFSGGTLPFNIGAGDAIVYDSDDSGTLTAADDIVFIHGRSSSTAYTVKDQFGANTATTTTGNDVWAVYRAYTSLANAEAGTKNTSLSSLGITYDSWSDGKDLTAATGANQVWNIACYADATDTAAVTVDGWTTGPDNYLRIYTPYLSSEVGASQRHFGKWDDGKYSLAPATNNNTLTIADSFVRIEGLQIKSTSYNSPGHRAIRVYDSVIFPQGIYISNNIIKEGNVGQTGGKGIELNLRSDATYSNNVFNNLVYNFTSFSIQTYGESATAKQNLFNNTALFAGSYSFDDFSGTSAVLKNNLSYNEVGDYCPTGVNASSTNNAYIINAPAGAGNNINLGIACGGSACASTTIFMDPANEDFRLKAGSPVINAGINLADDRGFSFNYDYQEEARGPAWDVGADEYYDLTAPEISSIASSTTAYTATITWTTDEEATSTVSYGLTSAYGSASSSDIFASTTHSITLHGLTASATYHFQISSTDASGNRATSSDYTLTTDAAPPATQIYRSVGPANTSALASGDVAFLLTIGGGTATFSGGTLPLNVGVGDVIVYDSDDSGTLTAADDIVFIHGRSSSTSYTVKDETGVNTATTTAANDTWAVYRSYTSLAKAVGLNTGNSPYLTPNTAIPVIFDDQLGIKNISTNATGTNKIWNVACYADAPDNNNGNAVSTVGWTTDADNYLRIYTPYLASEVGTSQRHSGIWDNSKYNLTDSSAMQVLAILYIYSAYTRVDGLQIKSATSPQFAGYSYGIYLADSNPGGSMISNNIIKEGNASCTYDSGVYSLQNPIYLYNNIIYGFKGDHSSGIGNTASVAYVYNNTVSDSYYGITTSYEGALPMNNLVFDNAFDYDGIYLADLDYNAYGNSSPYYEGSGARNEHGLNLSGIATSTIFADAAGEDFRLAYGAPLINAGTSLSADPHLSFNTDIQNQSRPYGTAWDVGADEFDHPLIYSIGTTTTSYTATITWTTDVSASSTVSYGTSASYDLASSSDELVTPHSITLHGLSSSTTYHFQISSTDASGNRATSSDKTFRTSDIAPPEISSIATSTTATTATITWTTNELASSTVSYGTSTSYGLASSSDELVTPHSITLHGLTASTTYHFRVESADASGNRATTSDHAFTTAEAPATTSIYYSVGQTTADHKTGSPTITIVDGVATFSEAQTAANFGVGDKISYGSAEATTTVYISAKQSTLVWNVITATGGEPEATTTSLVLKISHVFSSLAEALPAGAGGAKGAAYLNTSDLTAGNYVLNIPCYYDTGADTAVVTVDGWTTGADNYIKIYTPNDTATEVNQSQRHSGVWDDDKYQLVIADAASGTIITVKEDYVRIAGLQLRFLADSSSGNDFGIWGNAGGSDVDFRVSNNIIRGTYNAGGYLVGIVPAYEAGSGVVKVWNNLIYDFTGTHGQAFEIEDLEFFGYIYNNTTVNNDIGIRDHASDGSVVKNNLSCFNTDDFDVPRASSSVNNAYSQGIDPGENGLDISAYASTTIFVNPSSGDFRLKAGSPVIDQGVNLSADSIIPFNYDIQNQARPFGSAWDIGADEYYDLTAPVISNIATSTSGTTATITWTTNEVASSTVSYGTSISYGLASSSDELVTPHSITLHGLTASTTYHFRVESADASGNRATSSDKTFRTSDIAPPEISSIATSTTATTATITWTTNEVASSTVSYGTSTSYGLASSSDELVTPHSITLHGLTASTTYHFRVESTDASGNRATSSDYTFTTNAAAPATQIYRSVGVGGENEIASGTITALLTIDGSGNLTFSGTTMPDRVGVGDAIVYDSDDSGTLTAADDIVFIYSRSSSTAYTVKDQFGANTATTTTGNDTWAVYRAYTSLSKAEASTNNTSILPSYDTWSGGRNISQNATGTNEIWNIACYGDATDTVAVIVDGWTTATTSYLRFYTPYLPSEVGTSQRHSGVWDINKYHLVDGESIRLNSSHVRIEGLQIRSNGGAGIDNFDGPYDDIYIYNNIVRGSATVTGGYNWGIWLENSTAINQNFVYNNIVYDFIDTYGYGLYSSSLTSLYNNTVSKNTNGITSYSGKAWNNLSFDNTTDYTGTFNNDSDYNAYGNTAPNFSGGGTNNAHGLNLSGYASTSIFANPANDNYLLKAGSPAINVGANLSADPDLPFDYDIQNQARPNGAAWDIGADEYYDLTAPIISNIATSTAGSAATITWTTDEDATSTVSYGLSSAYGLASSSDVFASSSHSITLHGLSSGATYHFQISSADASGNRATTSDRLLYISDFAPPVISSIATSTTATTATITWTTNEVASSTVSYGTSTSYGLASSSDELVTPHSITLRGLSSNTTYHYRVESADASGNRATSSDKTFRTSDIAPPVISSIATSTTATTATITWTTNEVASSTVSYGTSTSYGLASSSDELVTPHSIILHGLTASTTYHFRVESTDASGNRATSSNHVLRTTAITYTLTYAAGAHGLITGSSTQTVNLGADGSAVIPAPDIGYHFVNWSDSSTSSPRTDTNVTGNISVTATFAINTYTITASTGAHGTVLPGGVTTKNYGDSQIYTIATSTAGYHVADILVDSVSVGTSSLTYTFTDIQANHTISATFAISTYTVGGTVSGLNGTVALQNNGGDNLSISANGSFVFATALANSASYAVTISGNPSGQTCSVSSGSGILSNANVSSVLISCANNSVAPGGGGGGSSVDITPPGMPANFAATSSGARIILSWTNPTDSDFAGVKLYRKIGSTLTGQNDALAQLIYQGKAKSFTDTATSGLLYYYSLYSYDARPNYSQPRTIFIYLSAAQGISTSSVPILPPVAANPINNPVSNIPGIITSLIGADSAAVNKVTADEAKDLLAEAGFDNLSEVEKNIYSRIIALADKPLSPENKNIIACFIHQGTPTTKFLGAGERGGTIASFQTAFGHLPETLAEWQDVIKIGNGRWPSAENKEALRLAKVSFQNIYFRPADMNNRLDNAAVTIMAYGLRPAARKFASEKAAIISYHWIYKRYPATARAWDAVRAIAYSGARR